The Streptomyces kanamyceticus DNA segment CGGTCGTGTCGGACCCGCCACGCCCGAGCGTGGTGATGTTCTTGCCCTCCTGGCTGACGCCCTGGAACCCGGCGACGATGGCGATGTTGCCCTCGTCGATCGAGTCCCGGATGCGGCCGGGGGTCACATCGATGATCCGCGCTTTGTTGTGGACGGAGTCGGTGATGACGCCGGCCTGGCTGCCCGTGAACGACTGGGCCTCGTGGCCCAGGTTTTTGATCGCCATGGCCAGCAGGGCCATGGCGATGCGCTCACCAGCGGTCAGCAGCATGTCGAATTCACGCCCGGCAGGAATCGGGGATACCTGCCCGGCAAGATCGATCAACTCATCCGTCGTGTCACCCATGGCGGACACCACGACAACGACCTGATGGCCGTTCTTCTTGGCGTCGACAATCCTCTTGGCGACCCGCTTGATGCCCTCGGCATCGGCTACGGAGGAGCCTCCGTACTTCTGCACGACAAGGCTCACGTGCGCTCCTCGCTCAATCCGTTGTGCGGTCGGCTCAGTCTAACGAGCGGCCGAAATTCGCCTCGCCAATATCACATCGTGAGATGTCCCGCTCACGAGTTGATCACCCACGGGCATACGCCTCGCTTCTCGGGACGTACGTTCCGGCCGCTCCGACGAGTCACATGCCCGCTACGGAGCGAGGCACTCCGGAAAGTGGGGTGGGTCACAAGGACTGGTCGGGGGCCTTGGGCCACTGCCAGTGGGGCACCTCCCGCAGGGGGTGCAGCTCGTCGTCGCTCGCGGCGTGCGAATTCTGCTGGGCGACCCGGGTGCCGAACTCGATGTGCGAGCGCACCGCGCCCAGGAACGGCTCGTCGTCCGGGAGACCGGCCTCCCGCAGCGCCTCCAGATAGAGCGCGGCGAACCGCTCCCGCTGCTCGTCGGTGATCTTCAGGTTCCGGTGTACGTCGATGAGGTGCCGGAAGCCGAGCTCGCGGGTGAACCGGTCGGGGCCGCCGAAGGACTCGGCCGTGAACCAGGTCAAGTGGTCGACGTGGTGCGGCTGTCGGCGCGGGAAGACGGTGCGCAGGACGGGGTCGACGAGCGCCTTCGCATAGAAGATCTCCTCGAGCCGATGGAGCGCTTCCTCCCCGCCCGCGTGGTCGTAGATGCTCCGCTCGCGAGGCTCCTCGCGGCTCTCCTCGCGGCTCTCCTCGCGCTGAGCGTCCTGACTGCCTTCGCTGCGGCGTTCGGCCATGGCGACCCCCTGGTGACCCACTGCCGCAATCCTGGGCCGTCCCCCTCGGCGCTGCCAAGGGTGCTGACCGCCATCTACGCCGTACGCATGGCTACTCGCGTTACTCGCGCTACTTGACCGTCCGCAGCCCCAGCGGCCCCGCGATCTCCTCCGCCATGACCTTCCCGGCCTCCTCCTCCAGCGCCGCCTCCGTCAGGTCCTCGTCCGTGTCCAGGCCGTCGAGGTCCTCAAGCGGCTGGTTGAGGCGGACGTGCGCGACCAGGGACTGCAGCGCGCGCAGGGCGGCCGATGCCGTGCTGCCCCAGTTGGAGAAGTAGGAGAACTGCCACCACCACAGGGCCTCCACCGTGCGTCCCGCGCGGTAGTGGGCCAGGCCGTGGGCGAGGTCCGTGACCACGTCGGCGAAGTCGTCCGAGATGCGGTGGGCGACGGGGGCCTTGCGGGGTTCGTACGGGTCGAAGACCTCGGAGTAGACGTCCACCGGGTCGAGGAGCACCGCGAGGCGCTCGCGGAGGTCGTCCACGTCCTGTTCCGGACCGAGGTCCGGTTCGTAGCGGTCCTCGGGGACGATGTCCTCGTGGGCGCCCAGGCGGCCGCCCGCCAGGAGCAGTTGGGAGACCTCCAGGAGGAGGAAGGGCACGGCCGAGTCCGGCTCGTCGCCCTTCGCGACCTCCCTGACCGAGACGATGAAGCTCTCGACCTGGTCGGAGATCTGTACGGCGAAGTCGTCCGGGTTCTGGGCGGTCGCGTGCAGCGTGGCGTCAGACATCTAGGAGTCGTCTCCCCTCGAAGGCGCGGCCCAGGGTGACCTCGTCCGCGTATTCCAGATCTCCCCCGACAGGGAGCCCGCTGGCCAGGCGGGTGACCTTCAGGCCCATGGGCTTGATCATGCGGGCGAGGTACGTCGCCGTGGCCTCGCCCTCCAGGTTCGGGTCGGTGGCCAGGATCAGCTCCGTGACCGTGCCGTCCGCGAGGCGCGCGAGGAGTTCCCGTATGCGCAGATCGTCCGGGCCGACCCCCTCGATGGGGCTGATCGCGCCGCCCAGGACGTGGTACTTGCCCCGGAACTCACGGGTCCGCTCGATCGCCACGACGTCCTTGGGCTCCTCGACCACACAGATGACCGAGAGGTCGCGGCGCGGGTCGCGGCAGATGTTGCAGAGCTCTTCCTGCGCGACGTTCCCGCAGGTCGCGCAGAAGCGGACCTTGTCCTTCACCTCAAGCAGGGCGTGCGCGAGACGGCGTACGTCCGTGGGCTCCGCCTGGAGGATGTGGAAGGCGATCCGCTGCGCGCTCTTGGGACCGACGCCGGGCAGCCTGCCCAGCTCGTCGATGAGGTCCTGGACCACGCCTTCGTACAACGGAACGCCTTTCTGGGGGTACGTGTCCTGCTCGGTACGTACGGTAGTTGGCCCGGGGGGTTCTTAGAAGGTCGGACAGGGTCAGAAGGTCAGAACGGCAGGCCCGGGATGCCGCCGCCGCCCAGACCCTGCGCGAGCGGGCCGAGCTTCTGCTGCTGGAGCGCCTGCGCGTTCTCGTTGGCCGCCTGGACCGCGGCCACCACCAGGTCGGCCAGCGTCTCGGTGTCCTCCGGGTCGACCGCCTTCGGGTCGATCACCAGGCCGCGCAGCTCGCCGGAGCCGTTGACCGTCGCCTTGACGAGGCCACCGCCCGCCTGTCCTTCGACCTCGGTGCGCGCCAGCTCCTCCTGCGCGCTCGCGAGGTCCTGCTGCATCTTCTGGGCCTGCTGGAGCAGCTGCTGCATATTGGGCTGGCCACCACCGGGGATCACGATCAGCTCCTGGTTTCGCATGGTCGACGCGGGGTTCGAAGCGCGGGTTTTCCGCCTGGAACGAGCCTACGTGGTCGGAGGTCCCCTCGCTCCAGCACTCTTTCGAGTGAGATCGAGCGTCCTCCTATACCTGATCAAGCAGCTCTTCCGGGCGGAAAAGCCGCGAAAGCGAGCTCATGGCCACCCATTGGGCGGTAGGAAGGGGTGCTGCGCACCAACAGCACCAGTCGTCACGCGGAGGCCACGCGGAGGGGCTCGCGCAGGATCCCGCAAAGAGCTGTCGAAGACGTAAGAGGGAGTGCCGGGTGAGCCAGCCGGAGATGCAGCCCGATGGGGTGCCCCAAGAGGGGCAGGGTGCGGGCGCGCAGCGGGAAGCCGGGGAAGCGGCGGGCGCCCCGGGCGCCGCGGACGCGCGGGGCGCGCGGGGCGCGCGGGGCGCCGGGGAACCGCGGCTCGGTGACCTCACCGGGCGGGCCTTCCCCCTCGGCGACTGGGGCGAGCCCGCCGAGCGCCTCGACGAGCTGTACCGCTGGGTGGAGCGCGGCGCCCTGAACACCGCCGAGTGGTATCTCGCCGACCGCGGCTTGAAGCGGCGCGGGGCCCGGGTGCTGCGGGCCGGGGCGGCGCTGGGTGCCGTCGGGGCGGGCGTGCTTCCGCTCCTCGACCTCGTGGGGGCCGTGGGCTCCGTCGCGACCTGGGGTTTCGTCTCGCTGCTCGCCGGGGTGGCGTGCGTGGGGTGCGACCGGTTCTTCGGCCTGACGTCCGGCTGGATGCGGAACGTGGCCACCGCGCAGGCCGTGCAGCGGCGGCTCCAGGTGCTCCAGTTCGACTGGGCGTCCGAGAGCGTACGAGAGGTGCTCGGCCCCACGGAGGGCACGGCCGGGGAGGCGGCCGAGCGGTGCCTCGGGGTGCTGCGGAAGTTCTCCGAGGACGTGACGGAGCTGGTGCGGTCGGAGACGACGGACTGGATGGTGGAGTTCCGGGCGGGGCCTGTACCGCTGGTGATGCAGGCGATGGTGCCGGGGGCCTCCCGGGGGGAGGTGCCCTCTCAGCCCGGGCGGTTCGCCCTGCCGCCGCCGGGGGCCCGGCCCAATATGCCTCGGCAGCGGCCGCCTGAGCCTCGCTGAAGCGGTTCCGTGCGGTCGGCGCCGTTGCCGGTGTCATCACCGGCTTCGCCGAGTTCGTCCTCAAGCGCCGGACGGGCTGAATATCTCCCGCCGAGCCCGTCCGGCGGCCACCGGACGGGCTGAAATTTCTCCCACCGACTGGAGTTCCGCCCCGCTCGCGACGGGGCGGAACTCCCAGCTGAAATTCCTCAGCTGTAGATGATCATCGAGCCCTGCGCCAGGCTCCTCGTCGTCGCCGCGTGCAGGCCGAGCCAGACGTGGCGTTCCCTGGCGAAGGGGCTCTCGTCCGGTGGGGCGGGGGCCGCCGGTTCCTCCAGGGACGTGGGGCCCGCGGGCGGGGTCG contains these protein-coding regions:
- a CDS encoding group II truncated hemoglobin, whose protein sequence is MAERRSEGSQDAQREESREESREEPRERSIYDHAGGEEALHRLEEIFYAKALVDPVLRTVFPRRQPHHVDHLTWFTAESFGGPDRFTRELGFRHLIDVHRNLKITDEQRERFAALYLEALREAGLPDDEPFLGAVRSHIEFGTRVAQQNSHAASDDELHPLREVPHWQWPKAPDQSL
- a CDS encoding SLATT domain-containing protein, translated to MSQPEMQPDGVPQEGQGAGAQREAGEAAGAPGAADARGARGARGAGEPRLGDLTGRAFPLGDWGEPAERLDELYRWVERGALNTAEWYLADRGLKRRGARVLRAGAALGAVGAGVLPLLDLVGAVGSVATWGFVSLLAGVACVGCDRFFGLTSGWMRNVATAQAVQRRLQVLQFDWASESVREVLGPTEGTAGEAAERCLGVLRKFSEDVTELVRSETTDWMVEFRAGPVPLVMQAMVPGASRGEVPSQPGRFALPPPGARPNMPRQRPPEPR
- a CDS encoding DUF5063 domain-containing protein gives rise to the protein MSDATLHATAQNPDDFAVQISDQVESFIVSVREVAKGDEPDSAVPFLLLEVSQLLLAGGRLGAHEDIVPEDRYEPDLGPEQDVDDLRERLAVLLDPVDVYSEVFDPYEPRKAPVAHRISDDFADVVTDLAHGLAHYRAGRTVEALWWWQFSYFSNWGSTASAALRALQSLVAHVRLNQPLEDLDGLDTDEDLTEAALEEEAGKVMAEEIAGPLGLRTVK
- the recR gene encoding recombination mediator RecR — its product is MYEGVVQDLIDELGRLPGVGPKSAQRIAFHILQAEPTDVRRLAHALLEVKDKVRFCATCGNVAQEELCNICRDPRRDLSVICVVEEPKDVVAIERTREFRGKYHVLGGAISPIEGVGPDDLRIRELLARLADGTVTELILATDPNLEGEATATYLARMIKPMGLKVTRLASGLPVGGDLEYADEVTLGRAFEGRRLLDV
- a CDS encoding YbaB/EbfC family nucleoid-associated protein; translated protein: MIPGGGQPNMQQLLQQAQKMQQDLASAQEELARTEVEGQAGGGLVKATVNGSGELRGLVIDPKAVDPEDTETLADLVVAAVQAANENAQALQQQKLGPLAQGLGGGGIPGLPF